A single region of the Duganella sp. BuS-21 genome encodes:
- the pdxA gene encoding 4-hydroxythreonine-4-phosphate dehydrogenase PdxA, with protein sequence MRPAIAVTVGEPAGIGPEISIRAAWARRRDVNCVLLGDAAFLAMIAHDIDPDIKLSALSLMAVRNGGLPHFGADRISVIDVPLGAHVVPGKLDKNNGRAVLDTLDAAIEGVQAGWFEAVVTAPLQKSTINDAGVKFSGHTEYFADQTGTQQVVMLLAGRSACSSDAPPLRVALATTHLPLKDVAAALSRDGLARVLDIIHADLRAKFGIAAPRILVCGLNPHAGEGGYLGREEIDTITPAIEAAQARGIDARGPYPADTLFQPKYLKDADCVLAMYHDQGLPVLKYATFGQGVNITLGLPLIRTSVDHGTALDLAAQGLGNADCGSMEQAIDTALAMANAINSP encoded by the coding sequence GTGCGCCCTGCCATCGCGGTCACGGTCGGCGAGCCGGCCGGCATCGGTCCGGAAATCTCGATCCGCGCGGCATGGGCGCGGCGGCGCGACGTCAATTGCGTGCTGCTGGGCGACGCCGCCTTCCTGGCCATGATCGCCCATGATATCGACCCCGACATCAAGCTGTCCGCGCTGTCGCTGATGGCGGTGCGCAACGGCGGCCTGCCGCATTTCGGCGCCGACCGCATCAGCGTGATCGACGTGCCGCTCGGCGCGCACGTGGTGCCGGGCAAGCTCGACAAGAACAACGGCCGCGCCGTGCTCGACACGCTGGACGCCGCCATTGAAGGCGTGCAGGCCGGCTGGTTCGAAGCGGTGGTCACCGCGCCGCTGCAAAAGAGCACCATCAACGACGCCGGCGTGAAGTTCTCCGGCCACACCGAATACTTCGCCGACCAGACCGGCACGCAGCAGGTGGTGATGCTGCTCGCCGGCCGGTCGGCGTGCTCTTCCGATGCGCCGCCGCTGCGCGTGGCGCTGGCCACCACCCACCTGCCGCTGAAGGATGTGGCGGCGGCGCTGAGCCGGGACGGCCTGGCGCGGGTGCTGGACATCATCCACGCCGACCTGCGCGCCAAGTTCGGCATTGCCGCGCCGCGCATCCTGGTGTGCGGCCTGAACCCGCACGCGGGCGAGGGCGGCTACCTGGGGCGCGAGGAAATCGACACCATCACGCCGGCGATCGAAGCGGCGCAGGCGCGCGGCATCGATGCGCGCGGCCCTTATCCGGCCGACACGCTGTTCCAGCCCAAGTACCTGAAGGACGCCGACTGCGTGCTGGCCATGTACCACGACCAGGGCCTGCCGGTGCTCAAGTACGCCACCTTCGGCCAGGGCGTCAACATCACGCTGGGCCTGCCGCTGATCCGTACCTCGGTCGACCACGGCACGGCGCTGGACCTGGCCGCGCAAGGCTTGGGCAACGCCGACTGCGGCAGCATGGAGCAAGCGATCGACACGGCGCTGGCCATGGCCAACGCCATCAATTCACCTTAA
- the rsmA gene encoding 16S rRNA (adenine(1518)-N(6)/adenine(1519)-N(6))-dimethyltransferase RsmA yields MKHVARKRFGQNFLHDQHVLGSITAAIDPQDGDAMVEIGPGLAAMTDQLLRSLKHMHVVELDRDLVTRLEKAYPRNKLTVHSGDALKFDFSTIPVPAGQKLRIVGNLPYNISSPLLFHLATFAPLVQDQHFMLQKEVVERMVAAPGSKVYGRLSVMLQWRYDMSLLFVVPPEAFDPPPRVDSAIVRMIPVAHPLPCDGEKLEAVVLKAFSQRRKVIRNCLAGMFTEEQIIAAGINPTDRPETVSLAQYVALTNLLK; encoded by the coding sequence ATGAAACACGTAGCCCGCAAACGCTTCGGCCAAAACTTCCTGCATGACCAGCACGTGCTGGGCAGCATCACCGCCGCCATCGATCCGCAGGACGGCGACGCCATGGTCGAAATCGGCCCCGGCCTGGCGGCCATGACCGACCAACTGCTGCGCTCGCTGAAGCACATGCACGTGGTCGAGCTGGACCGCGACCTGGTGACGCGCCTGGAGAAAGCCTATCCGCGCAACAAGCTGACCGTGCATTCCGGCGACGCGCTGAAGTTCGACTTCAGCACCATCCCGGTGCCGGCCGGGCAGAAGCTGCGCATCGTCGGCAACCTGCCGTACAACATCTCCAGTCCGCTGCTGTTCCACCTGGCGACGTTTGCGCCGCTGGTGCAGGACCAGCACTTCATGCTGCAAAAAGAGGTGGTGGAGCGCATGGTGGCCGCGCCGGGCAGCAAGGTCTACGGCCGCCTGTCGGTGATGCTGCAATGGCGTTACGACATGTCGCTGCTGTTCGTGGTGCCGCCGGAAGCGTTCGACCCGCCGCCGCGCGTGGATTCGGCCATCGTGCGCATGATCCCGGTGGCCCATCCGCTGCCGTGCGACGGCGAGAAGCTGGAGGCGGTGGTGCTGAAAGCCTTCTCCCAGCGCCGCAAGGTGATCCGCAACTGCCTGGCCGGCATGTTCACGGAAGAGCAGATCATCGCCGCCGGCATCAACCCCACCGACCGTCCTGAAACCGTCAGCCTGGCCCAGTACGTCGCCTTGACCAACCTGCTGAAGTAA
- a CDS encoding metallophosphoesterase → MLLSILRRGALPLLLAGCAATNTAPPPDFTSYVVMGEYGAAVARVLIDAAACPEIVLDQRPQPMTLRAPAATIALRTTPFAPADSKPAEFPLLSCEATLPAGTASARVFGRALPLPKSAPQRIVVIGDTGCRLQKSSNSYQACNDGAQYPFATVARQAAAWKPDLVIHVGDYHYRENACPEGNAGCAGSPWGYGWDAWDEDFFAPGAKLLDAAPWIMARGNHENCLRGGQGYWRFLDPRPLLKGRDCNAAADDATGNYSDPYAVPVGQDTQLLVLDTAYTSWKGLKPGDLAYDKYRDLYRKLDALAQRAPHNIGISHHPLLGMGADRKADGSIVLLPGDAGLQAALGSLNPLLFPPSVQAMLSGHVHLWQQLSFSSPHPSQFIAGFSGTSEDTVPLPERLPPGVTPAPGAVVEHFSSWVDGFGYMTMERRGAGQWLVEVHDLQGQVRNRCRLNGKRSQCDVAQVK, encoded by the coding sequence GTGCTGTTATCCATCCTGAGACGCGGGGCCCTGCCCCTGCTGCTGGCCGGCTGCGCCGCCACCAATACCGCGCCGCCGCCGGACTTCACGTCGTACGTGGTGATGGGCGAATACGGCGCCGCCGTGGCGCGCGTGCTGATCGATGCCGCCGCCTGCCCCGAGATCGTGCTCGACCAGCGTCCCCAGCCGATGACGCTGCGCGCACCGGCCGCCACCATTGCCCTGCGCACCACGCCGTTTGCCCCGGCCGATTCCAAGCCCGCCGAATTCCCCCTGCTGAGCTGCGAAGCCACGCTGCCGGCAGGCACCGCCAGCGCCCGCGTGTTTGGCCGCGCCCTGCCGCTGCCGAAATCCGCGCCGCAGCGCATCGTGGTCATCGGCGACACCGGCTGCCGCCTGCAAAAAAGCAGCAACAGCTACCAGGCCTGCAACGATGGCGCGCAATACCCGTTCGCCACCGTCGCCAGACAGGCGGCCGCCTGGAAGCCGGACCTGGTAATCCACGTGGGCGACTACCACTACCGCGAAAACGCCTGCCCGGAAGGCAATGCCGGATGCGCCGGCAGCCCCTGGGGCTACGGCTGGGACGCCTGGGACGAGGATTTCTTCGCGCCCGGCGCCAAACTGCTGGACGCCGCCCCCTGGATCATGGCGCGCGGCAACCACGAAAATTGCCTGCGCGGCGGCCAGGGCTACTGGCGCTTCCTCGATCCACGTCCGCTGCTCAAGGGCCGCGACTGCAACGCCGCAGCGGACGACGCCACCGGCAACTACAGCGATCCCTACGCCGTCCCCGTCGGCCAGGACACCCAGTTGCTGGTGCTCGACACCGCCTACACCAGCTGGAAAGGCCTGAAACCGGGCGACCTGGCCTACGACAAGTACCGCGACCTGTACCGCAAGCTGGACGCCCTGGCGCAGCGCGCGCCGCACAACATCGGCATCTCGCACCATCCGCTGCTGGGCATGGGCGCGGACCGCAAGGCGGACGGCAGCATCGTGCTGCTGCCGGGCGACGCCGGCCTGCAGGCGGCGCTGGGTTCGCTCAATCCGCTGCTATTCCCGCCGTCGGTGCAGGCGATGCTGTCGGGCCACGTGCATTTGTGGCAACAGCTTAGCTTCTCCAGTCCGCATCCCAGCCAGTTCATCGCCGGTTTTTCCGGCACCTCGGAAGACACGGTGCCGCTGCCGGAGCGGCTGCCGCCGGGCGTGACGCCGGCGCCGGGCGCCGTGGTCGAGCACTTCAGTTCATGGGTGGACGGCTTCGGCTACATGACCATGGAGCGGCGCGGCGCCGGGCAATGGCTGGTGGAAGTGCACGACCTGCAAGGCCAGGTGCGCAACCGTTGCCGGCTGAACGGCAAGCGATCGCAATGCGACGTGGCTCAAGTTAAGTAA
- a CDS encoding HAD family hydrolase, translated as MTSRRPLALLFDLDDTLWPIGPVIIAAEASWHAWLAERAPRMAQAFSVAELRVRRMALLERRPELIADLYQLRREALAEVFAETGEDPAHIEGAMQHFAVQRNLVAPYADVLPVLPLLQGMLRLGVITNGNADLDVIGMNHHFEYTLSSSQFGSAKPDPAIFRAACAAMGVAPTDAVYVGDDLRLDVQGAQAAGLRAVWMNRHGSRAHLEAGVTPDAICATFDELLEWIRGQMGDRSA; from the coding sequence ATGACTTCCCGCCGCCCCCTTGCTTTGCTGTTCGATCTGGACGATACCCTGTGGCCGATCGGCCCGGTCATCATCGCCGCTGAAGCCAGCTGGCATGCCTGGCTGGCCGAGCGCGCGCCCAGGATGGCGCAGGCGTTCAGTGTGGCCGAGCTGCGGGTACGCCGCATGGCGCTGCTGGAGCGCCGGCCCGAGCTCATCGCCGACCTGTACCAGCTGCGGCGCGAGGCGCTGGCCGAGGTGTTTGCCGAAACCGGCGAGGATCCGGCCCATATCGAAGGTGCGATGCAGCACTTCGCCGTGCAGCGCAACCTGGTGGCGCCGTATGCCGACGTGCTGCCGGTGCTGCCGCTGCTGCAGGGCATGTTGCGGCTGGGTGTGATCACCAACGGCAACGCCGATCTTGACGTCATCGGCATGAACCACCATTTCGAGTACACCTTGTCGTCGTCGCAGTTCGGCAGTGCCAAGCCGGACCCGGCCATTTTCCGCGCGGCCTGCGCGGCCATGGGCGTGGCGCCCACCGATGCGGTCTACGTCGGCGACGACCTGCGGCTGGACGTGCAGGGCGCGCAGGCCGCCGGCTTGCGCGCGGTCTGGATGAACCGCCACGGCAGCCGCGCCCATCTGGAGGCCGGCGTCACGCCGGACGCCATTTGCGCGACTTTTGATGAACTACTGGAATGGATACGTGGGCAGATGGGGGATAGAAGTGCATAA